The nucleotide window GGCGAATATCTCCCAGGTTGTCTTCAATTAATAATATTTTAACTGGATTCGTCATACCGGGCTGCATAGCCTATCCTCCCTGCGGATGCCTTACATTTTAAGAACTTAATAATAAATTAACTTTTAATTTGATTTCTAGTGGAATTAATGAGTATATTCCGTTCCAAATATCTCAATCTCTCGGATAAAAAGTCCAATACAACTTTTCTTTCTTCAAAGGTCACATTTTTTTTGGAAAGCATGTTGATGAGTTCGGTGGTGCTTCGGACCGATTGAGTGCCGGTTTCCTCATCCATGAGTATGATGTCTCTTTTGCCCATTTCCTTGGCTGGAGCCACACAGACTGCACCTAAAATATTACCCTTTTTATCCTTGACATCCATGCTGCTGACGAACTTCTTCCCGTCTTTCATGGTAAATCACCTAATTACATTTAGATACAATGTATAAATATATTTTTCCATAAGTTTTATTGATGATTCTACACAGAATGTGCCAAAAAAAATATCGCTTTAAAGCCGCGTACATTTGTTTTTAAATAAAAATCTATTGTTAATGTCATTACTGCCTTAATTAATTCGATCAATCCTAATTAATTCGATCAATTATATGAATATAACAAGAGTAAAAAAAATAGGATTAGGATCTCAGGGTGAAATAAAAGGTGGTTCCATTTCCCAGTTCAGATTCCGCCCAGATTTCACCACCATGCTGGTGTACAATCCTCTGGGCAATGGATAAACCAATACCTGATCCCTCGTATTCCTGGTGGGTGTGAAGTCTCTGGAAAATGGTGAAAATCCGTTCCAGATGTTTGGGTTCTATTCCAATACCATTATCACGCACCGCAAATTGGAAAAAATTCCTTTGCTTTTTACAGGATACATGGATTTTGGGTTCATTTTCACTACGGTACTTGATGGCATTTCCTATAAGATTCTGGAACAGTAAAACCATCTGATTTTCATCGGCTCTAAGTGTAGTGGGTAGATTATCATGGGTTATCCGGGCATGGTTTTCATTGATGGCAATGTTAAGATTTAATTTAATTTTATCCAGCACTTTATCCAGGTCCACTTCTGTGAACATCACATCTTTGTTGGCTATCCTGGAGTATTCTAAAAGGTCAATGATCATACTGTCTAAACGTTTAGCACCGTCCACCGCAAAATTTATGAATTCCCGGGCATCATCGTCTAATTTATCCTTATATCGCCTTTCCAGTAGTTGCAGGAAATTGGTGATCATTCGCAACGGTTCCCTTAAGTCGTGGGAAGCTACGTAGGCGAACTGTTTCAAATCAGCATTGGATTTAGCCAGTTCTTCAGTGCGTAGTTTGACCTGTTCCTCCAGATTCTCCCAGTACTTCCGTAGTTCTTCCTCGGCATTCTTACGTTCAGTTATATCACGTGCAGCGGCAAAAACCCCCACTACCTCACCATGTTCGTCCCGGTAGACTGAGGCATTGTACAGGACAGGGGTTAAGCTGTTGTTTTTGTGTTTAATTTCCAGAGGATAATCCCTCACCAGTCCGTAATGGAAAACTTGCTGGTATCCTTTCTTAGCATCTTCGGGATTGGTGAAGTAATCTGCAAAGTCAGTTCCTATTAATTCTACCCTGGAATAGCCAGTTACCTTTTCTGTGGCCCGGTTAACATCGGTGATCCTACCATCGGGGCCAATGGTCACCTGTGGATCAAGGGAGGTCTCTATGAGATTACGGTTATAATCGTTGGCCCTTATTAACTCCTGGGTACGTTCTTCAACCTGTTCTTCCAGATTATTCATTGCCTCTTTAAGTTTTTCTTCCACCTTTTTACGGTTGGTGACATCGCGATTGGTTTCTAAAACAATTTTTTCACCGGATATATCGGTGATTAGCTGCAGACGACTTTCAACTATGATTTTTTTACCGTTTTTCATTTGGTGGATCAATTCACCAGACCAGGTCTGGTCTTGGTCCAATTTTTTAAGTATCTCCTGGAATCCCCCGGTGAATTCTGTTTTCAGGAGTTCATGGCCTCGAGCACCAATAGCTTCATGGTAACTGTAGCCATACAACCTTTCTGCGCCCTGGTTCCAGGATAATATTTTGGAATCAAAATTCCAGGAGAAAATAGCTTCGTAGGAAACATCCAATAAAGCAGCGTGTCTTTTTAATTCTTCTTCAATCTTCCGGTGTTCGGTGATATCTTCAAAGGTAGTGTAAACCTGGTAGGGTTTATCCTGGCCATTTTCAAATTCAGGGACCGCGTGTATATTTAACCAGGTGTATCCCCCACGGGGAGGATACTTAACTCCCATAATAACGTTTTTAACTTCTTTCCCTGTTTTTAGAGCAACCATAGAGGGATGTTCATCTCCAGGGAAGGGAGTGTAGTCTTCATGTATGGCCTGCCATATGGGGTCTTCAGAAGTCCTATTTTTAACCTGTTTAAAGGTGTAACCCATAATTTTTTCGGCCGCAGGGTTCATGGACACTATACGGCCCTTTTTATCCTGATAAACAACACCCTGGATCATGGTTTCATATAGGCTCTTATAGCGGGCTTTACTCTCTTTCAGGGCTTTTTCATTCTGTTTGCGGGGGGTAATATCCCTAATACTCATACTGGTCTTGATCATTCCATCGGCATCAGTGAAAATAGTAGAAGTTACCTCACCGTGGAAGAGAGAACCATCTTTGCGCTGGAAAGTTAACTCTGCCTTTACCCTACCATTCTGGACGCATTGATGAAGGGCAGATTTTAAAGATTCATCCTGAACAAGTAATCTTTCTCTTCCCGCAATGATAATCTCTTCCTGGGTCATTCTAAACATTTTTTCTGCACTAGGGTTAGCTGCAAGAATAGAACCATCGGGTTTGGTAATTAACATGGCATCTAAACTACTTTTAAAAATTGAACCATATACACCCCGATTTAGATCAGAATTAGAATTATCGACCATGAGAATCACTCCACCCCGGTACTGATTAACGTGAATAGTTATACGGATAAGTTAGGATTATTTCCCTACACGTACTAACCTGTCAATTAAGGAAAAATAAATCCCTTGAATAATATATCATAGGATCTATAAATGTTCATAGGATTCTAAAATGTTTGATTAAAAAATACCACTTATACCGAGGTAAACACCATCATTACGTTTTAGGTGGTAATTGTTAAACAATATCAAATTTTATTGAAAAATTATATTGCTGATTTGGTATATTTTCTAAAAAAATCAGTGCTTTTTAAAATAAGGACAAGTTACAACCTAAAAACTTAAATAAAAAGAAAAATCACCGTTATTAAGTTTAAATAGCCTGGAAACAGATAGATAAAAGTTTTTTAGTTTCCTGATAGGCCTGGTTATAGGATGCCCACTCTGGTATTTCATAGACAACTGTGCGGATACCTGCTGACGCCAATGGATTGGATACCGTAATTGTAGAAGAACCATGCTCGGCATTGGCACTGGAACGGTAGTAAGTGAATTCCGGCAGTTTTTGTTCCACGAGATCACCAATGGCCACCGATGGAGAGTCCATTTTAGGTGTGGCTATGAAGTAACCCCGACCATAACCAGGGGCATGATCGTGGCATATGATCACTGCATCGATATTGGATTTCTTGATATCGGCAATCACGTACTGTGATACCAGTCCCTCTCCACTTTCACGGCCGGTAACATAATTATCCGGGTTATTGGTCACGTTAACTATGTAATGAACAATGGCCTGATCCGAGGATAAACTGTACTGGTTAACCACATCGGAAGCTGTGCGAATGGAAAGTTTCTCCCGGGGATGCATTCCCGTGATAACCGCTACGGTCTTTTTACTAGCAGTGTCATTGGATGTGGCGTTAGCTGAGGTTATGACCTCCTTACTGACTGATCCACGGTAATCAGAAGCAAGAACTGTTGGTGCGGATACAGGATCGTTGAAATAGGGTGCCAGGAAAACAAAAAAGCCCACAGCAGCCATGGTTATAATGACTATAAGGGATAAAGTTCCGTAAAACTTTAGTCTGCTCCGACCGGGCTTGGTTTCTGAGTAATATAGCTTACCCCCACATTGACATTCATCAAAATCTTCCGGGGATTCATCCTCTTCCAACTGGTAGTAGCCACCACAACTCGGGCAAATCAAATAAGGCATATGGGAATAATTTAATAAAATTGGCCTATTTAAGTTTTGTGTCTCATGATAGTGGATTAATTCTATAGATCCCATTAAATCATTTAGTTATCACCATAACCCGGATAAAAATCTGGTAAAATAAAATAAGAAAAGTTAAGGTCGGAAAGGTTGGTATAAAATCAGATAGGGTTCATCTTTTGTAGGACCAGATACATATATACTGTATGGAAACAATTTTTCTAAACGATCCAGTTTACAATTTTAAACAGGTACTTTAAAGTTTATGGAGGTAACTAACATCAAAATTAATACGAAGTCCGGTACCACTAAAAAAGGTGTTTACAGCATCGATTACATCAGGGATGCCCTGGTGGGTGCCCGTTACATTCCCGATGATAATATAATCACCATCCTCTACCTCTCCCTTGAACTGGGAAAACCCATCCTGGTGGAGGGTCCCCCGGGGACTGGTAAAACCCAACTGGCCAAGTCTATTTCCCAGGCTTTGGGTAGGGATTTTTTCAGGGTGCAATGTTACGAGGGCATAACCTTTGAACAGATGGTGGGAGAATGGAACTATCAGAAACAGTTACTCCATCTGGAGATGTCCCGTCTTAAAGAGACTGAACAGGATGTGTTTTGTGAGGAATTTTTTATTAAAAGACCACTGCTACAGGCCTTCATTAACCCGGTTCCTGCAGTGTTACTGATTGATGAAATTGATAAGGCTGATGAGGAGGTGGAAAGCTTCCTTCTCCAGGCTCTGGGTGAAAAAGAGATCACGGTAAATGATCTGGGAACATTCACCCTAAAAAACGATCTGGTGGTTGTTTTAACTTCCAATTCCCAGAGAATGCTTTTAGACGAAACCAGAGATCGGTGCCTTTTCCTTTATATTGATTATCCTACCCTGGAGAGGGAAATGGAAATTGTTAAGTCCCTGGTACCAGAAGCACCCCACGAACTGGTGGAGAAAGTGGTGGGGATCATGCAGAGGATCAGGAAACTGGAGCTAATGAAGATACCATCTATTCGGGGAACAGTGGACTGGATACGTACCCTGCTTTTAACTTCAGGTGATGATTCTAGTGATGAAACCCTGGAGAAAACTGTCCAGGTGGTTTTAAAATCAGAGGAAGACCGTGAAAAGGTGAATACCCGGATATTCAAGTGAGGGTTATATGGATAAGATAGTTGCATTTTCTGGTACTTTGCGCGAGAAGGGGATTCCCGTCAGTATCCGAAGTACCCATGCCGGTAAAGAAGTTTCTAAATTAATAGATGAGGAAGATCCACTCTTCAAGTCAGCACTGGCCGCAGTGTATGTCAAAGAACAGAGACAGAGGGAATCGTTTAACCAGGTTTTTGATGAGTTCTTTGAAGGGGTTGTTGCTGATGGAGAGGAAGAAGGAGATGAAGGCACTTCAAGCAAGGCCTCTGATAAAAATGTCTGGTCAAAAAGTTCACAGAAATGGGTCATCACTAACCAGGAAGATGATAACAGCGAAGTAAAGGCTCCGGAGATACATTCCAGTGAATTCAATTACCATCCCCCACTGGAGGATTATAAAGAGGAAACACCCAGTGATTCCGAACTTCTCAGGCGGGATATTAACACCCTGAATTCCTTTGAACCGGAACTTTTCCTGTTGTGTCAGAAGATGGGTAAAAAAATTGCCCTGGTGCGTAGCCGGCGCCAGCGCCAGGCAAAGATCATGCGCCCCGATGTACGGCGTACCATCCGTAAAAATCTTCAAAATGGCGGGGCCCTTATTGACCTGGTTAAAAGCAAACCCCGGATTAAAAAGAACCAACACTTCTTTTTAAATGATGTGAGTGGTTCCTGTGACTGGATCAGTAACTGGTTTTTCTGTCTGCTCTACGCTGCCCAGAATTCCTTCCGCCGGGTTCGGGTATTTGATTTTGACAATCGTTGCGTGGAAACCACCAGTGCCATGGCTGAACCCGACATGATGGAAGCTTTTATCAAGGTTCGGGATATTTTACATAAGAATCTCATGGTCCACGGGACCAGCAACATGTACCAGGCCTTTGAATCCTTTTTAGGTAAGGCTCAACTTAACCGCCGTTCCACCCTCATGATTCTCACTGATTGCCGGGACTGGGCTGGTCCCAAGGTAGATGGGATACCACAGAGTGCGGAGCTGGTGGAGAAGATGAGTCGTAAGTGCCGGAAGGTGATGATACTCAACCCTGAGGAGAGAAAAAAATGGGATGTGGTGGATAGCTGTGTTTCCCATTACCGTGATGCTGGTGCCGAGATACACGAGGTCCGGAACCTCAATCAACTGGCCCTGCTGGTAAGGGATCTTTAATTATAACTAAATCATTATTCTATGGTGTTTAGGAAAAATTCAATGAATTATATGGGAATAATATGGAAATAGGGGATGGTGGTTAGATGGGTGAAAATAAAACTGAAGACTGGTACGTGGTTTGTCGGAATACAAAATGCAGGCACCGCTTTCCTATTCCCTCAAACACCCCTGTGGAGTGGAAGAGACAAAAATTCAGGGGTGTCTGTGGCCACGGGGAGGATAAAGTAATTTTAGAATTAAAAAAACCAGTTAAGTGCCCAGAATGTGGAGAAGAAAGTTACCGGACCATCCCTCGACAATTCCGTGGCCCAAACAGTAAAACCTGTTCTGTTTAAAGAATTTGCTCTCATGAAATTTGCTCTCAACGGAGGTATCTTACCATTTTCTTAAGATCGCCGCCATTGCTAATATCTTTTTTCAGGTCCAGTTCCACATACGCTTTTCTACCTTTAGTGTAACTGGAGGATATGATCAGCTGATTTCCGTATAGTTTATAGCCATCCACTGGTGTGTGGCCTACGATCATGGCCTGGCAGCCCACTGCTTCCAGGAACTGGTCCACATCCTGCTTACTATAATCATGGTAACGTCTCCACAGAAGCTCAAAAAGGGACTGGTTAGCCGAATACCCCCTTCGGGTTATGTTCATTATCTGCCGTAGTGATTTAACATTCTCAGGAGGGCCTGAATGACTAATAAAAACTCCCTTTGATGTTTTAACTGCTACGGGAAGTTTTTTAAAAAAATGACTATATTCAGCGAGTTTGACCTTCCATCGACTGCCATACTTGTCTTTTAAGAGTTTTTCAAAAATAAGACTTTGGTTAACTCCACCCTTGTAAATTGGATTACCGGTTATGGTTGCCCACTCATGGTTTCCCAGTAAGAGGTGGAAACCGGGATATTTCTTGCAGTCTAACTGGATTTCTTCCAGTAATTCCAGGGAATTATCTGCTTCTTTGGTGCCCATGGCATGGATGAAATCTCCAGTGAAAATGAGGTGCTTATCTTTAACTGGTGTATTCTGCCATATTTGGAGTAGTTTATGGAAGTCTTTTAGGTTTCCGTGAAGGTCGCTGGCAATTAATGCCAGGCCCCGGTGCGGTAGTTTTACCACATCCACTTCCTGACTAGGCATAGTATATAATTGATGTTTGATGGTATTAGTCCCTTACCACCAAAAATCAGGAAAAAATGAATTGTAATTAAGGACAAATGCTAAAAACTAATTCTAAAAAGAATAGTAATAAAAAATATAATACAGTTTTATTCCGAACTACTGCGTCCAAAGAAGTTTTCTAGGGTAACCACTTTATCGGTACCCAACTCTCGGGGCGGTTCAAGGGCTTTGAATTCCATTCCCTGTTCTTCCAGTAATTCCAGGGCATCATCCGTAGCTGATGGAGCAACCAGCACCCCCCGGACTTTTTCTTTATGGTCACTGAAGCAGTCCACGTAGCGCCTTAACTGTTTAACCGCATTGGTACCTGCCTTCCGGCTTTTAAGCTCCAAAATAGTGATGTTCCCATCCTGGTCCTTTCCCAGTATGTCAATAAAGCCCTGTGGTGTATGGTATTCACGGGAAGTAGGGCGGAATCCCTTTTCAAATACTTCCGGGTCTTTGAAAATTAGGTCCCCCATGTTGGCCTCGTATCCTGCCAGTTCCAGGCTTTCTGAATCTTCGCCTATGAAGTAGGATATCATGTGGGTTTGCAGGATTTTAACTTCCAATGATTCAGAGGGGTTTCGTCTAACACCCTTTATTTTAACCATCCCCTGGTAAATATCAGCAGTTACTTTGGTTTTGGGTGGCTGCCAGTTGACCGGGTCCAGGTTCCGGTCCTGGTGGATGATGAATGAACCATCTGATTTAATTAAAATGATCCTGTCTCCCAATCCCAGGCGGCTAACAGCCCTCCCATCATAATCAACACGACAACAGGCCATGATGGTGATAACTGCCCTTTTGGATAGTCCTTCATTGATAATCTCTAGTACACGTGGAGTGTCCGGGTTTTTTTCTTCCACCAGTTTCATGATATGAATTTCAGAGCTTATATTAAAAATATTTCACTGTTATAATAATATAAGAACTATAATTATTATTCAACATATTAAAAATAATCATTTACCCCCTTTACCCTACTTAATGCTTTTTTAGATTCTTTAAAAGCCCCAAGAAAGATAAAATAATATAATGACCTTAATAATCGCATAATACTCTTGATAATTACATAACAGTCTTGGTATCATTCCATACTACGTAGAAATAATAGAATTTGAGTATTTATAGATTAATGGACATTTGTATCATCACTAGCTCCATTTAAGATGTCTAAATCAGAATATAGTAGAATATATTAAATTGGGGATACATACTTAGTGGCATTGATAGGAGAATGTTGCAGTGATAATGAACTTTAGAATTTGCTAAAAGAGTGGTTGGGGAGAGCATGTTGGAAACAGACTTGTTAATTGACACCGAACTCTCGAAAATGCATCTGGAAGAAGCACTGGATTTTTTACATAAATTTTATCTACTGCCTCAACCAGATTTGTTTAAAAATGTTTCTAAAACTGTGGAGGATGGAGTGGGAGTTCTATCTTACACTGCCACCGATCCGGAGAATAAATGGGAAGCTAGGATTAAAATCCGGGCAACTAATCCCTTCCAGGTCAAGTTTACCACCACCAGTACAACCCCCAATTTAGACCATGAACTGGATGTCCTTAAAGAGGATATACTGATTGGTCTTCACACCTTTGAGGATGCAATTCGCCAGTCCACCCTCTATTTTGCCTGGGTGGAGGGCGAGGATATCATACCGGAAGCACCTCCCACCCGCCGTAAAAAGGCCTCCTTTCGTATGTTTGGAAGCAATATGATCCTGATTTACCTCTTATTTTTTGGAGTTAACCTGGTTCTTTTCCTTTTACTGGGCATAATAGCAGCTATTATTGCTATATTAGCCCTTCAGTTTGTAATTGTCCTTTTTTCCGACCGTTTACTGCTTAGGACCAGTGACTGGAGGATTACCTCTGATAATCCCCGGGTGCATATCCTGGAGTACCAGTTACCCCTGGAAGAATACCAGAAATTCCAGGAGAAATTCAATGAAAATATTATCATTAAAATGAAGGAGGAGATTTACCAGAAAAGCCTGGGGGTGGGACTAACTCCCACCTGTGAACTGGGTGAAGAAACATTCCAGGAGTATGGTTTCCACTGTCAGCCTGATTTGAAGGTGTCCAAGGTGGTTGATGTTTACAGCATAGTGCAGGAGGCCGCCAGTAAGTTCAACATTGCCATGCCCCAGGTGGCCGTGAGTAACACCATGATACCCAATGCCGCTGCCACCGGACCCAGCCCTAACCGGGGATTAGTGCTCATAACCACCGGACTTCTGGTGCAACTGGAAGAGGATGAAATTTTATCGGTAATTGGTCATGAAATGGGTCATCTATCTGGAAGAGACCCCCTGATTCTTTTCAGCATAATTTCCGCTGAATTCTTAATGAGATTCACCATACTATTCCCCCTGGTAGCTCTATCTCCATTTATTTACCTGATTGTGGCCCTGGGAGTTATATTCTTCGTGGCTAAATTCTTTGAAACCCGGGCCGATCTTCTATCCGCCATGAAGATTGGCCAACCCCAGGTCCTGGCCAATGCTCTGCGTAAAATTGGTTACCAGCGCCTCCATGCCGAAAGGATATCTCCCACCAGACTCCCCTCCTGGGTTAACTTCGACCCTCATCCCCCCATATATTTCCGTATCGACCGCCTGGAGAGTATGAAA belongs to Methanobacterium formicicum and includes:
- a CDS encoding PAS domain S-box protein, producing MVDNSNSDLNRGVYGSIFKSSLDAMLITKPDGSILAANPSAEKMFRMTQEEIIIAGRERLLVQDESLKSALHQCVQNGRVKAELTFQRKDGSLFHGEVTSTIFTDADGMIKTSMSIRDITPRKQNEKALKESKARYKSLYETMIQGVVYQDKKGRIVSMNPAAEKIMGYTFKQVKNRTSEDPIWQAIHEDYTPFPGDEHPSMVALKTGKEVKNVIMGVKYPPRGGYTWLNIHAVPEFENGQDKPYQVYTTFEDITEHRKIEEELKRHAALLDVSYEAIFSWNFDSKILSWNQGAERLYGYSYHEAIGARGHELLKTEFTGGFQEILKKLDQDQTWSGELIHQMKNGKKIIVESRLQLITDISGEKIVLETNRDVTNRKKVEEKLKEAMNNLEEQVEERTQELIRANDYNRNLIETSLDPQVTIGPDGRITDVNRATEKVTGYSRVELIGTDFADYFTNPEDAKKGYQQVFHYGLVRDYPLEIKHKNNSLTPVLYNASVYRDEHGEVVGVFAAARDITERKNAEEELRKYWENLEEQVKLRTEELAKSNADLKQFAYVASHDLREPLRMITNFLQLLERRYKDKLDDDAREFINFAVDGAKRLDSMIIDLLEYSRIANKDVMFTEVDLDKVLDKIKLNLNIAINENHARITHDNLPTTLRADENQMVLLFQNLIGNAIKYRSENEPKIHVSCKKQRNFFQFAVRDNGIGIEPKHLERIFTIFQRLHTHQEYEGSGIGLSIAQRIVHQHGGEIWAESELGNGTTFYFTLRS
- a CDS encoding AAA family ATPase, whose product is MEVTNIKINTKSGTTKKGVYSIDYIRDALVGARYIPDDNIITILYLSLELGKPILVEGPPGTGKTQLAKSISQALGRDFFRVQCYEGITFEQMVGEWNYQKQLLHLEMSRLKETEQDVFCEEFFIKRPLLQAFINPVPAVLLIDEIDKADEEVESFLLQALGEKEITVNDLGTFTLKNDLVVVLTSNSQRMLLDETRDRCLFLYIDYPTLEREMEIVKSLVPEAPHELVEKVVGIMQRIRKLELMKIPSIRGTVDWIRTLLLTSGDDSSDETLEKTVQVVLKSEEDREKVNTRIFK
- a CDS encoding M48 family metallopeptidase; this encodes MLETDLLIDTELSKMHLEEALDFLHKFYLLPQPDLFKNVSKTVEDGVGVLSYTATDPENKWEARIKIRATNPFQVKFTTTSTTPNLDHELDVLKEDILIGLHTFEDAIRQSTLYFAWVEGEDIIPEAPPTRRKKASFRMFGSNMILIYLLFFGVNLVLFLLLGIIAAIIAILALQFVIVLFSDRLLLRTSDWRITSDNPRVHILEYQLPLEEYQKFQEKFNENIIIKMKEEIYQKSLGVGLTPTCELGEETFQEYGFHCQPDLKVSKVVDVYSIVQEAASKFNIAMPQVAVSNTMIPNAAATGPSPNRGLVLITTGLLVQLEEDEILSVIGHEMGHLSGRDPLILFSIISAEFLMRFTILFPLVALSPFIYLIVALGVIFFVAKFFETRADLLSAMKIGQPQVLANALRKIGYQRLHAERISPTRLPSWVNFDPHPPIYFRIDRLESMKSPPEVKNPLIRSARDVVNGFKRTLGL
- the nucS gene encoding endonuclease NucS, with product MKLVEEKNPDTPRVLEIINEGLSKRAVITIMACCRVDYDGRAVSRLGLGDRIILIKSDGSFIIHQDRNLDPVNWQPPKTKVTADIYQGMVKIKGVRRNPSESLEVKILQTHMISYFIGEDSESLELAGYEANMGDLIFKDPEVFEKGFRPTSREYHTPQGFIDILGKDQDGNITILELKSRKAGTNAVKQLRRYVDCFSDHKEKVRGVLVAPSATDDALELLEEQGMEFKALEPPRELGTDKVVTLENFFGRSSSE
- a CDS encoding vWA domain-containing protein — encoded protein: MDKIVAFSGTLREKGIPVSIRSTHAGKEVSKLIDEEDPLFKSALAAVYVKEQRQRESFNQVFDEFFEGVVADGEEEGDEGTSSKASDKNVWSKSSQKWVITNQEDDNSEVKAPEIHSSEFNYHPPLEDYKEETPSDSELLRRDINTLNSFEPELFLLCQKMGKKIALVRSRRQRQAKIMRPDVRRTIRKNLQNGGALIDLVKSKPRIKKNQHFFLNDVSGSCDWISNWFFCLLYAAQNSFRRVRVFDFDNRCVETTSAMAEPDMMEAFIKVRDILHKNLMVHGTSNMYQAFESFLGKAQLNRRSTLMILTDCRDWAGPKVDGIPQSAELVEKMSRKCRKVMILNPEERKKWDVVDSCVSHYRDAGAEIHEVRNLNQLALLVRDL
- a CDS encoding metallophosphoesterase — protein: MPSQEVDVVKLPHRGLALIASDLHGNLKDFHKLLQIWQNTPVKDKHLIFTGDFIHAMGTKEADNSLELLEEIQLDCKKYPGFHLLLGNHEWATITGNPIYKGGVNQSLIFEKLLKDKYGSRWKVKLAEYSHFFKKLPVAVKTSKGVFISHSGPPENVKSLRQIMNITRRGYSANQSLFELLWRRYHDYSKQDVDQFLEAVGCQAMIVGHTPVDGYKLYGNQLIISSSYTKGRKAYVELDLKKDISNGGDLKKMVRYLR